One Drosophila subpulchrella strain 33 F10 #4 breed RU33 chromosome 2R, RU_Dsub_v1.1 Primary Assembly, whole genome shotgun sequence genomic window, AAGTGGGAAATAGTCCCCTTCGGAATGCAAGTTACAATACTATACAATGCACACTTATTAGATACGTATTAACACTAGTAAAATAACTCGATTTGCTTTGCCTTCATCGCGGGCTGGGTCCCTCACATGTGCAGAGTGGCCGTGGTGGGTGAAGTGGCGCTGGTCCTGGCACTCCGAGTGCCAGCGAAGGTCATCTGGCCTCCCCGCCACTTCTGCCGCTGCCGGctgcgctgctgctgctccgtGTCCACCTCCAGCTCCAGGTTCTCCACCCGCAGGTTCGACTCCACACTGGACCTCGACTCCAGGTTGGTGCGATGGTCATGAGAGATTAGCGCGTGGCTGGATCGTATCAGCTTGCCGAGGGCGTATCCGAAACCGGAGTCACTAATGCGTCGCATGGGTGCAGGGATTTGAATGGGGTATAAATCGATTGAATGCATGGATTGGGATTGAAGGGGATACCATCGCCGTCGGGGGTTGATGGAGGATAGAGGAAGACAGAGAGATTACATTTTAGGGATTTCAATTCATTAGATATGTACTTGCTCATGGTGATGCAGTCGAACACTGAGAAAGTCTGATTTGGATTGATGCTGGCTGTTTTGTCTTAGCTCAATTAAATTGTGTTTGTTTCATTAAAGGCGCCGATTTTATTCAATGACACAGCTAGGCGAGATAACCTCAACACAGCCGATTGTATATTCTGTTTAAATTTTAGTTGCATTCAAAATTGCTACAAAATGCGAATCAAACTGGGGTAAATACATAACACATTTAGATCTAAGGTTCAGTTTTAACTCGTATTTAACAGTAGCTAGTTGTGCGATGTTCATGATAGGCATTTAAGAGGTTACATATGAATTTACACTGAGTGGATAACACATGACGAGAAGAGAAAGTGTTTAACAACTTAACTTACTCTAGTCTCTAATACTATTTACACATTTATCCGCTAATACTATGTAAGTTTTCCTTGTCTGAGTTGTATTTCCTTATCGATACGGATCCTGGTACAGAACACTTGGTGTTCCCTCTAGTTTTTCTTTGTGCGTTCACTTTAAGGTATATTTGGAGCAATTTTCGGTGGCCAATATTCAAGAAGTACTTTGGTTCTACGTAATAAGCACTAACATACATCGTAAGTTCAACAAACACAATTCGAGGAGGTGGTAGTGCGATAACGGAATGATTGGATTAAGTAAATGGATTATGACCCAAACAAACGCTAAATAACAACTAAGATAGGTTTCGATATTGGTGCAACGACTACAAGAAGCGGGATACTGAGTGCAGGCACATATGTTCAATCAGCCTTGTTTCTGGTTGGAAGGATGGGGTTGTATAAATATCAACGTCTTAGGGGTCTAGTTAATATTCAGCAAATGCGCAACAATTCAAATTGAAAGTATAGTTTGGATTTGTTTTTGGACAAACAAAACTAAATACATATGAAGGTATGTAGGGACCCTCCGGCCCGGAGGAAAAGCGTACTACGGGGTCTGGGAGGCGATTGCTTCGATACTTACGAAGATCGCGGCTCGTTCATCACTTCGGAGATGTCGCTGCGTCGGATCTCCGTCTCGCGAACAGCCTCTGTGAGTGTCTTGAACACGGTGTTGTGCACCCTGGAATAGAACCGCAGGAATAAGTGGTGTGCAGTGGTGGAAGCCTCCTTCACTCACAGTTTGCATATTACGTCGATCAGCAGCGTGGTTATGGGCACCAGCATTAGGCAGAAGTAGAAAACTGGCGTCGAGAGCAACTGGATGTCCATGCCGCGGAAGTTGCTGGCAAACTTGAACGTCGGCCACACGTGGCTGTAGATCAGCAGGAAACTGAACCACAGGACTATTGAGCCCCAGATGGCCAGGTGGGTCAGCCAGGTCCACGAGTTCGTTATGAGTCCGGCCTTCAGACAAACTGTGACAATCACGTACTGAAAAAGCAGAAAGTAAGCCTTACTGAGATCCAAAGCGAGTGAACACAAGCAGATGGCTCACCGTGTAGACTAGGTTGCCCATCATCAGGTAATCACTGGTCTTGCCATCGCCCCAGATGGCCTCTCCCGTGTAGGCCGCCAACGGCAGCCAGAAGAGGAACACCGAGTGGAGCAGGGCATTGAATATCCATATCCAGAAGACCTTCACATTGAAGAGCTTCGCGTTCTGCGACGTTTTGTAGAGCATCGGGTACCGGAGCATCGTCTCCGCCGTGCAGAACTTCTCGAATAGTCCCATCGCGAACGGCGGCATGGCCGTGAAGACCACGTTGTAGAGGCCTATGGTCCAGCGCTCGAACAGGATCTGACCCGACCAGCCGGAGTAGAGAGCGAACCACAACTCGATCACGTACAGACACACGTTCTTGTAGAAGCTGTACAGGATCAGCTTGGAAATCCTAGCGTAGTTCCAAGCCCCATGGACCAGCAGCAGGCGCTGCAGATACCGGAACTGGGCGATCGAGTAGTCCGAGGCGCAGGCCGCCTGCAGACCTTCCACTCCAGATATACCGATGCCCACGTTCGCCTTCTGGATCATGGCCACGTCGTTGGCTCCATCGCCAATGGCCAGGGTCACTGCGTTCGTACTCTGGGTGACCATCTCGACTACCTCCGCCTTCTGAATCGGTGAAACCCGACAGCAGATGACTACGCGGCACAGGAGGCACAGATCTTGGAAATCGTTGCGCAGGTCGCAGCTAAGGGCGTACTTCAGGGTGGTGCCATCGATGACCAGTGCCACGTTCGCGTCCTTCGCCGAAGAACTCTTGAACTCTCCATAATGCCGATGAATAACATCGCGGGTGGCCTGAAAAAAAGGTTAAGATTTAAATGTGTTTCGAAAGATACAGATTGGAAAACAACGAAAATCCCCTGAAGATCCATCATAGACCAACAAAATAAAGATTAACCCACTCACATCGAGGCTCTCCTCGTTGAGGATAATGATGTCCATGGAGTGGCTGATCAGGCGGCAGGAGTAGCCGATGTTGATGGCCGTCTCCTGCTTGTCGCCGGTGAGCACCCAAATGTAGATGCCTGCGTCCAGGAGAGCAGCAATTGTTTCCGGCACACCATCCTGCAGACGATCCTCAATCGCCGTGGCGCCCAGCAGGCGCAGATTATTCTCAATCAGGTTGGCCGCATCCTCCAACTTGCTCTCTCGATTCTGCAGAGCCACCGAGGCCTTGTCGAAGGTCTGACTCCACTCTTGGTACACATCCGGCCGGATGTCGGCCACCGCCAGGCAGAGGGTCCTCAAACCATCCGAGGCGAACTCCTCCAGATGACGCAGCGTCTCTTCCCTGAAGGCCTGACCCTGCGGAGCCAACCGCTCGTAGATCACCGAGTCCGCTCCCTTGCAGAAGAGCTTGATCTTGTTGTCCGGCGTGCGGACAATCAACGACATGCGCTTGCGCGTCGAGGTGAACTCCAGGACATTCAGCACCTCGTACCGCTTCCGCTCGCCCAGCGCATTTATCTCCACGTACTTCGGGGTGCGCGTGTCGAAGATGTATCCAAATCTCTGGGCCCCCTCCACCAGAGCCCGCTCATCCGGACTGGCGGCGTGGTAGATCATGGTGCCGTCCTCCTTGCGCTCGGGGATCACCGTATGGCACACGGACAGCAGCACCAAGAACTCCTCGATCACGGCGGCCGTCTGATGGCGACTGAGGATGTTCTGCACCAGCTGCGACTCCTCCGGCGTGCGCTCGGGCGTGTAGACGTACCCGGCGATGGAGCACTTCTTGAACTCCATCACGTTCTGCGTGAGGGTGCCCGTCTTGTCCGAGAAAATGTACTTCACCATGCCCAGCTCCTCGTTCAGGTTCGAGGTGCGGGCCATGGCCGGCGTGTTGGACTGCTCGTGGTACATCTCGATGTCGTAGTTGATGAAGATGGCCTGCAGGAAGCGCACCAGCTCAAGGGTCACCTGCAGCGAGATGGGGATCAGGTTGTTGTACAGGATGAAGAAGGTCAGTAGGTTGTAGCCGAGGCTCCGGGTCTTGAAGTCGGTGAGCCCCAGGTACCAGTCGGTCTCCGAGTGCTCCCGCGTCCAGAAGAGGTTGCACAGGCCGCTGATGATGCACAGGGAGATGAGGATCATGAACAGCATGAGGATCTGGGTGTTGGTCAGCTTGTCTACGGTGGAGCGTTTCAGTGGCGCCGAGGTGGAGTTCTTCATCAGCTTCGTCTCCTGGCCGGAGTACACCACGATCCCGAACACCCACGCCGTGTTCCGCAGGATGGCCCCGCGCTGCAGCACCTGATCATTGCCCAAAGCAGCGGGTCTAAAACAAGGAGGGAAAGCATTAATAGTTTTACAATGGCATAacttttaaaagtaacaaactAACTAATTATATTCTTACTGATAAGGTAAATGTCAAAAGAGAGGTCTGTAtggtttatttttaagttagATGATTAAACTTTCACGTTTAGATTTATAAGCGAGTGGCAGGGTAATTTGGTTCAAATCGAAACGAATTCTGTTTGCACTTAAAGTGAAAAAACAATTACATTAGTTTCCTAAAAAGTCTGCAAgatcaaatttatttttgaacgATATTGAAAACTATTTGGGGCCTTATGTCATACCATAAAGATTGAATCTTGAATGGTGTGTCGTTCCGAAAATAAGTCCCGAAATTAGTGCCCTATAATGTTTACTCTTCGTATAgattgtttgtttatttttgtgtttatataaCTATTTCATTACCCGCTATTTATACACTAATTACTCACTGCTTGCCGGTCTCCTTGAGCACGCCGTTGAACTCGTACAAATGCCGGTTGGGCAGCTCGCACTCGATCCTGCCCTCGAGTCGCTGCAGATCCTTGGTCTCCAGCAGCTCAGCGGTGGCCGGCAGTGCCTGCCGGATCTTCAGGTTCGTCTCGCCGTCCAGGTTGGCCGTCTCTATGAAGCACATGGCCTGCGGTTCACTGTGGGCGAGTCAGCGGTCAGCGCGTGCTAATTGGGGTTAACTTGGGAACGCACCTGGACGAGAGCAGAATCAGATCGGCGGGGAAGAAGGTGTTGATCCCCACTTTTATGATGTCGCCCACCGTCAGCTCCGACCAACGGACTGTGTGCCAGGCGCCACTGTCCAGGCGCTCGATCAATCGGTGATTGATCTCATTGTCAGCCCGATGTCGTTTCTGGAAACCGGGATTTCGAAGGTATTTATCTGGTGGCAGCTAGCTGTACTCATAACACTTACGATATCCTCGATTATCTCCTTGATGGCGCTCACCGAGAGGATGAACATCAGTGGCACTAGCGTGGTGTACCGCCCCGTGGGCGACACATCCGGGATTTGTTGCAGTATGGCAATCAGCAGGAAAAAGCAGTTGGAGTACCGCCGAAACTGCTCGAACAGGAACGCGGGCAAAAAGCTGATGAAACTGCATGCAAACGAGATAAATAGTCGGGTGTGAGCTCCAATTTGGGTCATGTTAATTGATAGGTGATAAATGGCGGGCGCCCACTCACCTATACTTTGCCGTCGTTATGCGATTATTACAGTACTTAGTGGGCTGTGGCCCATTTAGGTTTATGACACGCCTCTCCCCATCATCCGCATCGTACCCAGCGGACGAGGTGAAGTCCTCATCATCTGGAAGTATCCATTAAAGGGGTGGTTAATAGGTGATATCAAAAAGGAACAATCGAAAACTACATGGCATTTAATGCTGTGACCAACGGGGGGCTTCTATAAACAGCATATTGTTCTGATTACTTATCGCTTTTTAGCTGACGTATATTGATGGAAGTGAACCTTTTTTCAGTTATAACGAAATAGCAATAAAATGATTTCCTGGAATTGAATATCTTTATTCTTTTCAATAACTGAGTTTCAGGCGTATCGATAATATTTTGCGAGTCATTCATTGTCACTATTCCACCCAGTAAGTGTTATAAATATGAAAACCCCTTTTTTCTAGACCGCATAATGCATACTTTAAACTCAAAATTTCCATGCATTTTCTGGGCTTTTAGTTTAACATTTGAATAAGAAATAatccttaaaaaataaaaaaaatacaaaatagtATGACACAATTGCCAGTTAGCCATGTCTCCACTTTATTCCATTTCCAAACTCAGAAACGTCGGTGTCCATCGAAAAACCCATTCCACAAGATAGAAGTTGGCAGCGATCGGGTTGCCCAGGGCGTACTTTCGTGCGAACTTGTGGCAATTGAAGTTGCAGCGACGCCCATCCTCGTCCTCGCGAATAAGGACCTCGTCGAAGTCCAGCTCCAGGTACTGCTGGAAGGCCAGGAAGACGATTCGATGGATGTTTTCGCCCTCCATGGCCCGCCGGTTGTCGTATGCGGCAATCGTCTGACCCAGGGCCACGTCGCACCCCGGAATGTTGCCCACCATCCAGATGAGCCACTCCGAGTAGTTGTCCGGCGGCACATCCAGGTCGACCATCATCAGCGTGTAGAACCGCTCCGGGTCGGCCTTGTACCGGATAATCGGCCGGCGGAGCACCTCGTTGATCACTATCGTAACGCCCGGCTTGATGTCGATGTCGCAGGGATAGAGCACGGTGATCACTTCCGTGGGCTTGCAGGCCAGCAGTCGCGGGATAACGTGGTGCTTCTTGAGCTCCGTGACCAGTCTCTTCACTGGACTGATCTTCTGGCAACTCACCAGCATGGTGAcgcaattttaaaattttgatgaGGAAAGACGAGAAGTTTGGAGCTAGGCTGTCCCAGCCTGCTATACTGTATTGTACGTAGCACATTGTTCTATTAGAAGGTTATGATTGATTGTGATGGTTGATAATGTCGTTTTCAATTGCTTAAGTATAGATAAATTAGAAGTGATCAGTGAAACCGTTCAAAGTTCTTCAGAAGTCACAAAGCTAACTGCCCTACTTTTCATTTTACACTTTAAGTTCCAACTGAATTTCTTCTAGACCTCAAAAGTTTTTCCATTTTCACTGAAAAACGTATCTGTTTGTTTTGTACTATTAATCCCAGAAGTTTCAAATTGATTTTTCTTTACAGTATTTGGAAGtaatagatttttaaacgtaatCATGAAGTAATCAAAGTATTAAGACAGCTTGGAATACCTATAGAGACCACGACACTTACGACTCCATCGGATGCGCAGCGCCTTGTAGACATTGCGAAAGTCCATTTTGAGCCGGCGAAAAAGCGCGGCACAGCGGAAGCGTCCTGCTCGGCCTCCAGATGGCGTCGCTACCACCGACTccaccgcctcctcctccgcttCCTCTTCCTCGGGCCCGGGTAGCTCGTCGGATCCAGAGTCGCAGTCGCCCACGGGCACGAAGGCAATGCTCTCGCCGGCGGTCTCCTCCTGATTCCGCTTGGGAAACCCCAGGATGGAGGGCAGGTGGTCACTGGTCACAGGCGCAGCAAGGATGGCAAGCCACAAGTGGGCGTGACGGTCGCGAACGGTATAAGAGCAGCTGTGCGAGATGGCGCCTGCGCTCCCTTTTTTCAATCACTGCGTATAAGAAAACACATTTTCCATCCCGTACGGGGGACTCTGTGGCCTGCATTTGCATATACACACGGCCAGGAAAGGTATTTCGATGGAACCCTGTTTGACCATT contains:
- the LOC119551917 gene encoding probable phospholipid-transporting ATPase IA isoform X4; the encoded protein is MSGNYQRQSLELRSPDHGSVDDPDGRLRNLSGSSASQRRRQQRVAQQRQDSWFRHSMPPAINRDFESLEHLTPRASDGLDEQLAASVSHSVHSGGSVTLCGPTDHSSIHLNSANSNLGFIDSDTPNTPVTPVSGLQPPASVSTSVAGTLSSRRRSSNRKDSKGSILSRQSGRSRVSVLAQRGLRMTASFLRRKRTEYEDDEDFTSSAGYDADDGERRVINLNGPQPTKYCNNRITTAKYSFISFLPAFLFEQFRRYSNCFFLLIAILQQIPDVSPTGRYTTLVPLMFILSVSAIKEIIEDIKRHRADNEINHRLIERLDSGAWHTVRWSELTVGDIIKVGINTFFPADLILLSSSEPQAMCFIETANLDGETNLKIRQALPATAELLETKDLQRLEGRIECELPNRHLYEFNGVLKETGKQPAALGNDQVLQRGAILRNTAWVFGIVVYSGQETKLMKNSTSAPLKRSTVDKLTNTQILMLFMILISLCIISGLCNLFWTREHSETDWYLGLTDFKTRSLGYNLLTFFILYNNLIPISLQVTLELVRFLQAIFINYDIEMYHEQSNTPAMARTSNLNEELGMVKYIFSDKTGTLTQNVMEFKKCSIAGYVYTPERTPEESQLVQNILSRHQTAAVIEEFLVLLSVCHTVIPERKEDGTMIYHAASPDERALVEGAQRFGYIFDTRTPKYVEINALGERKRYEVLNVLEFTSTRKRMSLIVRTPDNKIKLFCKGADSVIYERLAPQGQAFREETLRHLEEFASDGLRTLCLAVADIRPDVYQEWSQTFDKASVALQNRESKLEDAANLIENNLRLLGATAIEDRLQDGVPETIAALLDAGIYIWVLTGDKQETAINIGYSCRLISHSMDIIILNEESLDATRDVIHRHYGEFKSSSAKDANVALVIDGTTLKYALSCDLRNDFQDLCLLCRVVICCRVSPIQKAEVVEMVTQSTNAVTLAIGDGANDVAMIQKANVGIGISGVEGLQAACASDYSIAQFRYLQRLLLVHGAWNYARISKLILYSFYKNVCLYVIELWFALYSGWSGQILFERWTIGLYNVVFTAMPPFAMGLFEKFCTAETMLRYPMLYKTSQNAKLFNVKVFWIWIFNALLHSVFLFWLPLAAYTGEAIWGDGKTSDYLMMGNLVYTYVIVTVCLKAGLITNSWTWLTHLAIWGSIVLWFSFLLIYSHVWPTFKFASNFRGMDIQLLSTPVFYFCLMLVPITTLLIDVICKLVHNTVFKTLTEAVRETEIRRSDISEVMNEPRSSTMYALGSIIRYGYAFSQEEGGAVPQSIIIRAYDTNLPKPEGN
- the LOC119551917 gene encoding phospholipid-transporting ATPase IA isoform X7, translating into MSLLYWCAGSQQIHRLEDDEDFTSSAGYDADDGERRVINLNGPQPTKYCNNRITTAKYSFISFLPAFLFEQFRRYSNCFFLLIAILQQIPDVSPTGRYTTLVPLMFILSVSAIKEIIEDIKRHRADNEINHRLIERLDSGAWHTVRWSELTVGDIIKVGINTFFPADLILLSSSEPQAMCFIETANLDGETNLKIRQALPATAELLETKDLQRLEGRIECELPNRHLYEFNGVLKETGKQPAALGNDQVLQRGAILRNTAWVFGIVVYSGQETKLMKNSTSAPLKRSTVDKLTNTQILMLFMILISLCIISGLCNLFWTREHSETDWYLGLTDFKTRSLGYNLLTFFILYNNLIPISLQVTLELVRFLQAIFINYDIEMYHEQSNTPAMARTSNLNEELGMVKYIFSDKTGTLTQNVMEFKKCSIAGYVYTPERTPEESQLVQNILSRHQTAAVIEEFLVLLSVCHTVIPERKEDGTMIYHAASPDERALVEGAQRFGYIFDTRTPKYVEINALGERKRYEVLNVLEFTSTRKRMSLIVRTPDNKIKLFCKGADSVIYERLAPQGQAFREETLRHLEEFASDGLRTLCLAVADIRPDVYQEWSQTFDKASVALQNRESKLEDAANLIENNLRLLGATAIEDRLQDGVPETIAALLDAGIYIWVLTGDKQETAINIGYSCRLISHSMDIIILNEESLDATRDVIHRHYGEFKSSSAKDANVALVIDGTTLKYALSCDLRNDFQDLCLLCRVVICCRVSPIQKAEVVEMVTQSTNAVTLAIGDGANDVAMIQKANVGIGISGVEGLQAACASDYSIAQFRYLQRLLLVHGAWNYARISKLILYSFYKNVCLYVIELWFALYSGWSGQILFERWTIGLYNVVFTAMPPFAMGLFEKFCTAETMLRYPMLYKTSQNAKLFNVKVFWIWIFNALLHSVFLFWLPLAAYTGEAIWGDGKTSDYLMMGNLVYTYVIVTVCLKAGLITNSWTWLTHLAIWGSIVLWFSFLLIYSHVWPTFKFASNFRGMDIQLLSTPVFYFCLMLVPITTLLIDVICKLVHNTVFKTLTEAVRETEIRRSDISEVMNEPRSSTMYALGSIIRYGYAFSQEEGGAVPQSIIIRAYDTNLPKPEGN